The proteins below are encoded in one region of Streptomyces marianii:
- a CDS encoding potassium channel family protein encodes MDAERADTALDRWEQRAELPLFYASLVFLAAYSVRILAHGVDRVWREIALAMMLLMWLVFLTDFVVRLRLSGRRLHRFLRTHWLDALVLLLPLLRPLRLVKLYTTLQRRRDQPVLSLYARVIVYAGLGAVLLGWAGALAVYHTERTAPGATILTFGDAVWWVCETLTTVGYGDVTPVTAWGRIIAVGLMICGLALLGAVTGSFSSWLIQVFTREDERRPPEDRRPPGASS; translated from the coding sequence ATGGACGCCGAACGGGCAGACACCGCACTGGACCGCTGGGAGCAGCGGGCCGAGCTCCCGCTGTTCTACGCCTCGCTGGTCTTCCTGGCCGCGTACTCGGTGCGCATCCTGGCCCACGGCGTGGACCGGGTGTGGAGGGAGATCGCCCTCGCCATGATGCTGCTGATGTGGCTGGTCTTCCTGACCGACTTCGTGGTCCGCCTGCGGCTCAGCGGCCGGAGGCTCCACCGCTTCCTGCGGACGCACTGGCTGGACGCCCTGGTGCTCCTGCTGCCGCTGCTGCGCCCGCTGCGGCTGGTGAAGCTGTACACGACGCTCCAGCGGCGGCGCGACCAGCCGGTCCTCAGCCTCTACGCACGGGTGATCGTCTACGCCGGCCTGGGTGCGGTACTGCTGGGCTGGGCCGGGGCGCTCGCCGTCTACCACACGGAGCGGACCGCTCCCGGGGCGACGATCCTCACCTTCGGCGACGCGGTGTGGTGGGTGTGCGAGACGCTGACCACCGTCGGATACGGGGACGTCACGCCCGTGACCGCGTGGGGCAGGATCATCGCGGTCGGGCTGATGATCTGCGGGCTGGCGCTGCTGGGCGCGGTGACCGGCTCGTTCTCGTCCTGGCTGATCCAGGTCTTCACCCGCGAGGACGAGAGGAGGCCCCCGGAGGACCGACGTCCTCCGGGGGCCTCCTCCTGA
- a CDS encoding HIT family protein, which produces MLHHMTSEPEQQIGVGIQDAFQRLWTPHRMAYIQGENKPTGPGAADGCPFCSIPAKSDEDGLVIARGESVYAVLNLYPYNGGHLMVVPYRHVADYTDLDRAETTELAEFTKRAMTALRTASGAHGFNIGMNQGTVAGAGIAAHLHQHVVPRWGGDTNFMPVIGHTKVLPQLLADTRKMLADTWPAA; this is translated from the coding sequence ATGCTGCACCACATGACGAGTGAGCCGGAGCAGCAGATCGGGGTCGGCATCCAGGACGCCTTCCAGCGGCTGTGGACGCCGCACCGGATGGCCTACATCCAGGGCGAGAACAAGCCGACCGGTCCCGGGGCCGCCGACGGCTGCCCCTTCTGCTCCATCCCCGCCAAGTCCGACGAGGACGGACTCGTCATCGCGCGCGGCGAGAGCGTGTACGCCGTGCTCAATCTGTATCCGTACAACGGCGGCCACCTGATGGTGGTGCCGTACCGGCACGTCGCCGACTACACGGACCTCGACAGGGCCGAGACCACCGAACTCGCCGAGTTCACCAAGCGGGCGATGACGGCGCTGCGGACGGCCTCCGGGGCGCACGGCTTCAACATCGGCATGAACCAGGGCACGGTGGCCGGCGCCGGCATCGCCGCGCATCTGCATCAGCACGTGGTGCCGCGCTGGGGCGGTGACACCAACTTCATGCCGGTCATCGGCCACACGAAGGTGCTCCCCCAACTCCTCGCCGACACCCGGAAGATGCTCGCGGACACCTGGCCCGCCGCGTAG
- the thrS gene encoding threonine--tRNA ligase, protein MSDVRVIIQRDSEREERVVTTGTTAADLFGGERTVIAARVGGELKDLAYEVKDGETVEPVAISSEDGLNILRHSTAHVMAQAVQELFPEAKLGIGPPVRDGFYYDFDVEKPFTPEDLKAVEKKMQEIQKRGQRFSRRVVTDEAAREELADEPYKLELIGIKGSASHDDGADVEVGGGELTIYDNLDAKTGELCWKDLCRGPHLPTTRNIPAFKLMRNAAAYWRGSEKNPMLQRIYGTAWPSKEELKAHLDFLAEAEKRDHRKLGNELDLFSFPDEVGSGLAVFHPRGGVIRRVMEDYSRKRHEEHGYEFVYSPHATKGKLFEKSGHLDWYAEGMYPPMQLDEGVDYYLKPMNCPMHNLIFDARGRSYRELPLRLFEFGTVYRYEKSGVVHGLTRARGFTQDDAHIYCTREQMAEELDKTLTFVLDLLRDYGLTDFYLELSTKDPNKFVGSDEAWDEATEVLRQVAEKQGLPLTPDPGGAAFYGPKISVQAKDAIGRTWQMSTVQLDFNLPERFNLEYTGPDGAKQRPVMIHRALFGSIERFFAVLLEHYAGAFPAWLAPVQALGIPIGDAHVPYLREFAAKARKQGLRVEVDASSDRMQKKIRNAQKQKVPFMVIAGDEDMEHGAVSFRYRDGSQENGIPVDEAIAKIAKVVEERAQV, encoded by the coding sequence GTGTCAGACGTCCGTGTGATCATCCAACGCGATTCCGAGCGGGAAGAGCGCGTGGTGACCACGGGCACCACGGCGGCCGATCTCTTCGGCGGCGAGCGCACCGTGATCGCCGCGCGCGTCGGCGGAGAGCTGAAGGACCTGGCGTACGAGGTCAAGGACGGCGAGACCGTCGAGCCCGTCGCGATCTCGTCCGAGGACGGGCTGAACATCCTGCGCCACTCCACCGCGCACGTCATGGCGCAGGCCGTGCAGGAGCTGTTCCCCGAGGCCAAGCTCGGCATCGGCCCGCCGGTCCGGGACGGCTTCTACTACGACTTCGACGTGGAGAAGCCATTCACCCCCGAGGATCTCAAGGCCGTCGAGAAGAAGATGCAGGAGATCCAGAAGCGCGGACAGCGCTTCTCGCGCCGCGTCGTCACCGACGAGGCCGCGCGTGAGGAGCTCGCGGACGAGCCGTACAAGCTGGAGCTCATCGGGATCAAGGGTTCCGCCTCGCACGACGACGGCGCCGACGTCGAGGTGGGCGGCGGCGAGCTGACCATCTACGACAACCTGGACGCCAAGACCGGCGAGCTGTGCTGGAAGGACCTCTGCCGGGGCCCCCACCTGCCCACCACCCGCAACATCCCGGCGTTCAAGCTGATGCGCAACGCTGCCGCGTACTGGCGCGGCAGCGAGAAGAACCCGATGCTGCAGCGCATCTACGGCACCGCCTGGCCGTCCAAGGAAGAGCTGAAGGCCCATCTGGACTTCCTCGCCGAGGCCGAGAAGCGGGACCACCGCAAGCTCGGCAACGAGCTGGACCTCTTCTCGTTCCCGGACGAGGTCGGCTCCGGGCTCGCGGTCTTCCACCCCAGGGGCGGCGTGATCCGCCGGGTCATGGAGGACTACTCGCGCAAACGCCACGAGGAGCACGGCTACGAGTTCGTGTACTCGCCGCACGCGACCAAGGGCAAGCTGTTCGAGAAGTCGGGCCACCTGGACTGGTACGCCGAGGGCATGTACCCGCCCATGCAGCTCGACGAGGGCGTGGACTACTACCTCAAGCCCATGAACTGCCCGATGCACAACCTGATCTTCGATGCGCGCGGCCGCTCGTACCGTGAACTGCCGCTGCGCCTCTTCGAGTTCGGCACCGTGTACCGGTACGAGAAGTCGGGCGTCGTGCACGGCCTGACCCGTGCCCGCGGTTTCACCCAGGACGACGCGCACATCTACTGCACCCGCGAGCAGATGGCGGAGGAGCTGGACAAGACCCTCACCTTCGTCCTGGACCTGCTGCGCGACTACGGTCTGACCGACTTCTACCTGGAGCTGTCCACCAAGGATCCGAACAAGTTCGTGGGCTCCGACGAGGCCTGGGACGAGGCCACCGAGGTCCTGCGGCAGGTGGCCGAGAAGCAGGGCCTTCCGCTCACCCCCGACCCGGGCGGCGCGGCCTTCTACGGCCCGAAGATCTCCGTCCAGGCGAAGGACGCGATCGGCCGCACCTGGCAGATGTCGACGGTCCAGCTTGACTTCAACCTGCCGGAGCGCTTCAACCTGGAGTACACCGGCCCGGACGGCGCCAAGCAGCGTCCCGTCATGATCCACCGGGCGCTGTTCGGTTCCATCGAGCGCTTCTTCGCGGTGCTGCTGGAGCACTACGCCGGTGCCTTCCCGGCCTGGCTGGCGCCCGTCCAGGCGCTGGGCATCCCGATCGGCGACGCCCACGTCCCGTACCTGCGGGAGTTCGCCGCGAAGGCGAGGAAGCAGGGGCTGCGCGTGGAGGTGGACGCCTCCTCGGACCGGATGCAGAAGAAGATCCGCAACGCCCAGAAGCAGAAGGTGCCCTTCATGGTCATCGCGGGCGATGAGGACATGGAGCACGGCGCGGTGTCCTTCCGCTACCGCGACGGCTCCCAGGAGAACGGCATCCCCGTCGACGAGGCCATCGCCAAGATCGCCAAGGTGGTCGAGGAGCGCGCCCAGGTCTGA